One window of the Trifolium pratense cultivar HEN17-A07 linkage group LG2, ARS_RC_1.1, whole genome shotgun sequence genome contains the following:
- the LOC123904003 gene encoding DNA-directed RNA polymerase I subunit rpa43-like translates to MEELKVSEASLIVYIHPSKSNQVSKDVPRELSSLLFTYSDIFDGVVLAYDINSLYKCAKILPGVCPYFGVNLKVNMLLFSPKPNMLLEGKVEKITHDSIHVVVLGFSAAIIAEKDIRAEFVMKHDKGVYASKSHKRHVIKKETMIRFMVKSFDEETLQVYGSLIPDNTRSIHFVG, encoded by the coding sequence ATGGAAGAGTTAAAGGTTTCAGAAGCTAGTTTAATAGTTTACATTCATCCTTCTAAAAGCAATCAAGTTTCAAAAGATGTTCCTCGTGAACTCAGTTCTTTGCTTTTCACGTACAGTGATATATTCGACGGTGTCGTTTTGGCTTATGATATTAACTCGTTATACAAATGCGCAAAGATTCTTCCCGGTGTTTGTCCTTATTTCGGTGTTAATCTGAAGGTCAATATGTTGCTTTTTTCTCCCAAGCCAAATATGCTTTTAGAAGGAAAGGTAGAGAAAATTACACATGATTCGATTCATGTTGTTGTGCTTGGGTTTTCTGCTGCGATTATAGCCGAGAAAGATATCAGGGCAGAGTTCGTAATGAAACACGATAAAGGAGTGTATGCAAGCAAATCTCACAAGCGACACGTGATAAAGAAAGAGACCATGATTCGATTTATGGTGAAGAGCTTTGATGAAGAAACACTTCAGGTTTATGGATCTCTGATTCCAGATAACACAAGAAGCATACATTTTGTTGGATAA